A window of Aerococcus urinae contains these coding sequences:
- a CDS encoding cold-shock protein yields the protein MYQGILKSYDEKRGYGFIQVLHPYFEKEVFIHRTALEAANYEKMLVNDLLAFEIAWGQRGPQAVNVQ from the coding sequence ATGTACCAAGGAATTTTAAAGTCATACGATGAAAAACGCGGCTATGGATTTATCCAAGTCCTTCATCCTTATTTTGAAAAAGAGGTCTTTATCCACCGGACGGCCTTAGAAGCGGCCAATTATGAAAAAATGCTAGTAAATGATCTTTTAGCTTTTGAAATTGCCTGGGGGCAAAGAGGCCCTCAAGCCGTCAACGTTCAATAA